In Deinococcus betulae, one genomic interval encodes:
- a CDS encoding transposase has translation MTTPRQHYTAEFKQEAVRLVEATGKSCAQIARDLGVPPHYVVRWKKRQEVQKAAGRPVNTGRGVPARSEQEERIKHLA, from the coding sequence ATGACGACCCCTCGGCAGCACTACACCGCGGAATTCAAGCAGGAGGCCGTGCGACTGGTCGAAGCCACGGGCAAAAGTTGTGCCCAGATCGCCCGCGACCTCGGCGTCCCTCCTCACTACGTCGTCCGCTGGAAAAAGCGGCAGGAGGTGCAGAAGGCTGCGGGACGCCCCGTGAACACGGGGCGTGGCGTCCCTGCGCGTTCTGAACAGGAAGAACGGATCAAGCATTTGGC